From the Polyangiaceae bacterium genome, one window contains:
- a CDS encoding TIGR02266 family protein, with protein sequence MAHDTRKDPRAKVLTMTVRYKSATIDEFIEHHSHDVSRGGMFIKTPSPFPPGTLLKFEVKIADDQKVMQGVGRVVWKREPPDSGEDQPSGMGVKFIKIDDGSIKVIDQLVTTRGDAPGAYDTEAGEAGASAAPPAKASEKPAAPAPTPAPVAPTAGKPGGPIRKSTMIGLGAIGSAAAAKAAEPEPKPAAKEPEEDEGFFPKTDSEAELPPPEDRTVMKQAAELLEDALREAGGSMEEVGAPAKKDEPKDEPEEVQAEKKAEAKPAAKSEPPAAKPEEKKPAAPVPAREPAPRPPVAASVPPPVQESGGGGKFVWLLVGVAAVAGIAFFVTRTPPEQPAPPAPEPTAPTTPVATPEPKPEPSPAPAAEDAAAPAEEDAAAEKPEPPEPAPAPKPAPAAAPKPAPAPKPVPVPKPAPVVAPKPAPAPAPAPAPKPAPAPAPAPAPAPAPAPAPAPSPGSDNPY encoded by the coding sequence ATGGCCCACGACACGCGCAAAGACCCGCGGGCGAAGGTTTTGACGATGACGGTGCGCTACAAGAGCGCAACCATCGACGAATTCATCGAGCACCATTCCCACGACGTGAGTCGGGGGGGGATGTTCATCAAGACGCCGTCGCCTTTCCCTCCAGGTACCCTCCTGAAATTCGAGGTGAAAATCGCCGATGACCAGAAAGTGATGCAGGGCGTCGGTCGCGTCGTGTGGAAACGCGAGCCCCCCGATTCCGGTGAGGACCAACCCTCGGGCATGGGCGTCAAGTTCATCAAGATCGATGATGGATCGATCAAGGTAATCGATCAGTTGGTGACGACTCGTGGCGATGCACCAGGCGCATACGACACGGAAGCTGGAGAGGCGGGCGCATCCGCGGCGCCCCCCGCCAAAGCGTCGGAGAAGCCGGCTGCTCCCGCGCCCACACCCGCGCCCGTGGCGCCGACTGCTGGAAAGCCTGGCGGCCCGATCCGCAAGTCGACGATGATCGGCCTCGGGGCCATTGGGTCTGCTGCGGCCGCCAAAGCGGCGGAGCCGGAACCCAAGCCTGCCGCGAAGGAACCCGAGGAAGATGAAGGGTTCTTCCCCAAGACGGACTCGGAGGCGGAACTACCTCCCCCCGAGGACCGCACGGTGATGAAGCAGGCCGCCGAGCTCTTGGAAGACGCCTTGCGTGAAGCCGGCGGATCCATGGAAGAAGTAGGTGCGCCCGCCAAGAAGGACGAGCCGAAGGACGAGCCTGAGGAAGTGCAGGCAGAGAAGAAGGCCGAGGCAAAGCCCGCGGCCAAGTCCGAACCCCCCGCCGCCAAGCCGGAGGAGAAGAAGCCTGCCGCGCCGGTGCCCGCACGGGAGCCCGCTCCCCGACCGCCTGTCGCGGCTTCAGTGCCGCCACCGGTTCAGGAGAGCGGCGGAGGTGGCAAGTTCGTTTGGCTGCTGGTCGGTGTGGCCGCGGTGGCTGGCATCGCATTTTTCGTGACCCGAACGCCGCCGGAACAGCCAGCACCGCCTGCACCCGAACCCACGGCACCCACTACACCGGTGGCCACACCTGAGCCCAAGCCGGAGCCCTCGCCGGCCCCGGCAGCGGAGGACGCTGCAGCCCCGGCCGAAGAAGACGCGGCTGCGGAGAAGCCTGAGCCGCCCGAGCCCGCTCCGGCACCCAAGCCCGCACCGGCTGCTGCGCCGAAGCCCGCGCCCGCGCCGAAGCCGGTTCCGGTACCGAAGCCCGCTCCGGTGGTGGCCCCCAAACCCGCCCCGGCGCCCGCGCCTGCGCCCGCCCCCAAGCCCGCGCCGGCCCCGGCCCCAGCGCCCGCGCCTGCACCTGCGCCGGCTCCAGCGCCCGCCCCATCGCCGGGAAGCGACAATCCCTACTGA
- a CDS encoding PilZ domain-containing protein, whose protein sequence is MAKFSHFRAFERHSVVLAGLLSAPSLGLSERVRILDLGLGGARVTTERRFSTGLSVELRVQAPDRWEPLALAARVAWVSEGEAGLSFEHRSGGTVAGLLGLLGREGYES, encoded by the coding sequence ATGGCGAAATTCTCGCACTTTCGGGCATTCGAGCGCCATTCGGTGGTCTTGGCTGGGTTGCTCTCGGCTCCCAGCCTAGGCCTTTCCGAGCGAGTACGAATCCTCGATCTGGGTCTCGGTGGAGCCCGGGTCACGACCGAGCGAAGGTTTTCTACTGGGCTTTCGGTGGAGTTGCGTGTGCAAGCACCAGACCGCTGGGAGCCCCTGGCGCTTGCAGCACGCGTGGCGTGGGTGAGCGAGGGTGAAGCAGGTCTGTCCTTCGAACATCGCAGCGGCGGAACGGTCGCTGGCCTCTTGGGGTTACTAGGAAGAGAAGGCTACGAGTCCTGA
- a CDS encoding alpha/beta hydrolase-fold protein yields the protein MKWSWSVLLALSLAGCDGCDSPAAPVPGTSAAPKIVHASASPPPRKSAGAPPGSASATKKAWVPARELTWSYDDTPAGGLDVVIYVPPHEQDSKLPVLFAFHGRGEALKGPKRGARGWVEDYWLPQADVRLRTGKVSVGDLLVSDDAHAEKLNAALAAHPYRGVIVVCPYTPDIMVKPRSLDAASDYGRWLVKTLLPRVDKELPTIGGRLSTGIDGVSLGGRLSVLVGFERPEAFGVVGGIQPAFDSAEAGEVARRAKAAREKHTQTVRLLTSEGDFFLNPTRQLSSALKEVDVPNQLDVVPGPHDYDFNRGPGAHELLLFYDGALRPHP from the coding sequence TTGAAGTGGAGCTGGAGCGTCCTGCTTGCCTTGTCCCTCGCGGGTTGTGACGGCTGCGACTCGCCGGCGGCCCCAGTGCCCGGCACGTCGGCTGCGCCCAAGATCGTCCATGCGTCCGCCTCCCCTCCACCAAGGAAATCCGCCGGCGCGCCGCCGGGCAGCGCGTCCGCGACGAAGAAGGCGTGGGTTCCCGCACGGGAGCTGACTTGGAGCTACGACGACACACCAGCGGGGGGCCTGGATGTCGTCATCTACGTTCCGCCCCATGAGCAGGACAGCAAGCTCCCGGTGCTTTTTGCCTTTCACGGCCGCGGGGAGGCGCTGAAAGGGCCCAAGCGAGGAGCACGTGGCTGGGTGGAGGATTACTGGCTGCCTCAAGCCGATGTGCGGCTTCGGACGGGCAAGGTCAGCGTTGGCGACCTGTTGGTGTCCGACGACGCCCACGCCGAAAAGCTGAACGCCGCCCTGGCCGCACACCCGTACCGCGGCGTCATCGTCGTCTGCCCCTACACGCCCGACATCATGGTCAAGCCGCGTAGTCTCGACGCGGCATCCGACTACGGGCGCTGGCTGGTCAAGACGTTGCTACCTCGAGTGGACAAGGAGCTGCCGACGATCGGTGGCCGGCTTTCCACCGGCATCGATGGAGTGAGCCTCGGTGGCAGACTCTCGGTGCTCGTCGGTTTCGAGCGTCCCGAAGCTTTTGGCGTGGTGGGTGGCATTCAGCCGGCATTCGATTCGGCGGAAGCCGGCGAGGTCGCCCGCAGAGCCAAGGCCGCGCGAGAGAAGCACACTCAGACAGTGCGATTGCTCACGAGCGAGGGTGACTTCTTCTTGAACCCCACGCGACAGTTGTCCAGCGCGCTCAAAGAAGTCGACGTGCCCAATCAGCTCGACGTCGTGCCTGGCCCTCACGATTACGATTTCAATCGTGGTCCCGGGGCCCACGAGCTTCTCTTGTTCTACGACGGCGCACTGCGCCCGCATCCGTGA
- the gloB gene encoding hydroxyacylglutathione hydrolase, producing MQVIVVPCLRDNFAYLIRAEGSDAAAVVDPSEAAPVQAALEEHGLRLHAILNTHHHWDHVGGNEALLKARSGVRVFGHASDEGRIFGQTDFLEHEQSFELLGLSFQALHIPGHTTGAVAYVVEGAVFTGDTLFAAGCGRLFEGTPAMMYESLNQKLGALPDDTRVYFGHEYTLNNLRFAAHVEPDNSAVSERAARVRKGLDVGQPSTPCTLAEERATNPFMRCDSPGVLAHLATKAGTSPVDVLAALRAEKDSF from the coding sequence ATGCAGGTCATCGTCGTCCCCTGCCTACGGGACAATTTCGCCTATCTAATCCGGGCCGAGGGTTCTGATGCCGCCGCGGTGGTCGACCCCAGCGAGGCTGCGCCGGTGCAGGCGGCCCTCGAGGAGCATGGGCTTCGGCTCCACGCCATCCTGAATACCCATCACCATTGGGATCACGTGGGCGGCAACGAGGCCTTGCTGAAGGCGCGGTCGGGGGTTCGGGTGTTCGGGCACGCGTCAGACGAGGGACGCATCTTCGGTCAGACGGATTTCTTGGAGCACGAGCAGAGCTTCGAGCTCCTGGGCCTGTCCTTTCAGGCGCTTCACATCCCAGGGCACACCACGGGCGCGGTCGCCTACGTGGTGGAGGGTGCGGTGTTCACGGGAGACACCTTGTTCGCGGCGGGGTGCGGCCGCTTGTTCGAGGGAACGCCGGCGATGATGTACGAGTCCCTCAACCAGAAGCTCGGTGCGCTGCCGGACGACACGCGAGTGTACTTCGGTCACGAGTACACCTTGAACAACTTGCGTTTTGCGGCGCACGTGGAGCCCGACAACAGCGCGGTGAGCGAGCGTGCGGCACGAGTGCGGAAGGGGCTCGACGTCGGGCAGCCGTCGACGCCGTGCACGCTGGCTGAAGAGCGTGCGACGAATCCATTCATGCGTTGCGACAGTCCTGGGGTACTGGCGCATTTGGCAACGAAGGCTGGGACTTCGCCCGTCGACGTGCTCGCGGCGCTGCGCGCCGAGAAGGACTCGTTTTGA
- a CDS encoding sigma 54-interacting transcriptional regulator, whose amino-acid sequence MADRTLTETEGDSRTTGQGRPEAMGVVVAHCRGTEPFSAVAVGDGTRVGREDGAELVVADPGVSRLHASLERRDDGVFVQDLGSHNGTFVDGTPVPKAGTRARVGAVIRMAKTLLVVVRDVSPYTNRRDATAGGLLGGAQLDGARDAILIFGATSRPALILGETGTGKELVARSLHEHSGRRGQLVALNCAAVPSQLIDAELFGHTRGAFSDAVAARDGLFKTADAGTLFLDELGELPLAAQAKLLRVLETGEVRAVGSDAVTHVDVRLVAATNRNLDAQVAAGLFREDLLHRIAGVRIALPRLADRVEDLPCLVAHFLGGRALASAVALEHLMLQDWPGNVRELRNVVIAALEVSRRNAHAEIELADVAAVMTSSGGRPGVGEDDRLSNRICAALRETKGKVPLAAEQMQMSRSALYESIKRLGIDVRSFRRR is encoded by the coding sequence ATGGCGGATCGCACGCTGACCGAAACCGAAGGCGACTCTAGGACGACCGGCCAGGGTCGGCCCGAGGCGATGGGTGTGGTCGTGGCTCATTGTCGTGGCACTGAGCCCTTCAGCGCCGTGGCGGTCGGCGATGGCACCCGCGTGGGTCGAGAAGATGGGGCCGAGCTCGTCGTGGCGGACCCAGGTGTGTCACGCCTACACGCAAGTCTGGAGCGCCGAGACGACGGGGTGTTCGTCCAAGACCTCGGCAGTCACAACGGGACCTTCGTCGATGGCACGCCGGTGCCGAAGGCTGGAACGCGTGCGCGGGTGGGTGCCGTGATTCGCATGGCCAAGACCCTCCTCGTCGTAGTGCGCGACGTCTCGCCCTACACCAATAGGCGCGATGCAACTGCTGGCGGCTTGCTAGGTGGCGCGCAACTCGATGGTGCACGAGATGCGATCCTCATTTTTGGAGCCACTTCGCGCCCTGCCCTGATCTTGGGCGAGACGGGAACTGGCAAGGAGCTAGTGGCCCGATCGCTCCATGAGCACAGCGGCCGTCGCGGGCAACTCGTCGCGCTCAATTGTGCGGCAGTGCCCTCGCAACTCATCGACGCGGAACTCTTCGGCCACACGCGCGGCGCCTTCTCGGACGCCGTCGCCGCACGCGATGGCCTGTTCAAGACCGCCGATGCCGGCACGCTCTTTCTAGACGAACTCGGGGAACTGCCCTTGGCAGCCCAGGCAAAGCTATTGCGGGTCCTCGAGACGGGGGAGGTGCGAGCGGTGGGTTCGGACGCAGTGACGCACGTCGACGTGCGGCTGGTCGCCGCGACGAACCGCAACCTCGATGCCCAGGTTGCGGCCGGGCTGTTCCGTGAGGACCTACTGCATCGCATCGCAGGCGTGCGCATCGCGCTGCCGAGGCTCGCTGACCGCGTCGAAGACCTTCCCTGTCTGGTTGCACATTTCCTAGGCGGCAGGGCACTCGCATCGGCCGTGGCCCTGGAGCACCTGATGCTCCAGGACTGGCCTGGCAACGTACGCGAACTGCGCAACGTGGTGATCGCCGCGCTGGAAGTGTCGCGCAGGAACGCGCACGCGGAAATCGAGCTGGCAGACGTCGCTGCTGTGATGACGTCGAGTGGTGGGCGCCCTGGGGTTGGCGAGGATGACCGGCTCTCCAATCGCATCTGCGCCGCGCTTCGAGAGACGAAGGGAAAGGTGCCGCTCGCTGCGGAGCAGATGCAGATGAGCCGCTCGGCCCTCTATGAAAGCATCAAGCGGCTTGGCATCGACGTTCGCTCATTCCGCAGGAGGTGA
- a CDS encoding serine/threonine-protein kinase produces MSSAMEDTIADGATLPMADGAIDLLDDDAEGASGHRTVDAQVLEREEHRRRVGGLISLLGSYCITSVVLLLLSRQASIFWPLTLLTLANAVFAGVLLAIARKRRYSDLVSAGIGVSAATVALAGGVYMGVASGTVVGLPALVYYFGSGDSALRRRVVFGFVLLGYLLIVSLMLVGVIPPRGIALPNPDHRLEYYGAAALALIVLQILVLTYRLARKSRHSTLLAMAALERARERIRQRDALLAEANADLDRALGVGGRVGRYSGHVIGSFDVGDVIGRGAIGEVYEARHATTKQPAAVKVLHLHLQTESGHLQRFFREVQIARTLRSAHIPRILESGSAPDGGPYLAMELLRGTDLATELRHRKRLPIAEVDDLVAQLASALDEAHASGIVHRDIKPQNLFRVEAPAPVWKILDFGVSKLAAFGGTLTGGAAVGTPAYMAPEQVAGDDVDPRADLFALTSVIYRAVTGRPAFSGPSDLVTMLRVTRWQPWRPSDLAGVGPDLDAFFALGFAKDRARRFQSAADLAATWVAARSGTLDARLRSDARSLLAEHPWGTEQEPESSSRTRVRQPAV; encoded by the coding sequence GTGTCGAGTGCGATGGAGGATACGATAGCGGACGGTGCCACGCTGCCGATGGCCGACGGGGCCATCGACCTACTCGACGATGACGCCGAGGGGGCCTCGGGTCATCGGACCGTCGATGCCCAGGTGCTCGAACGCGAAGAGCACCGCCGCCGCGTAGGCGGACTGATCTCGCTGCTTGGGAGCTACTGCATCACCTCGGTGGTGCTCCTGCTGCTTTCGCGCCAGGCGTCGATCTTCTGGCCGCTCACTCTGTTGACCCTTGCCAATGCCGTCTTTGCAGGTGTGCTGCTCGCCATTGCTCGCAAGCGACGTTACTCGGACCTAGTCTCGGCTGGGATTGGCGTGAGCGCCGCGACGGTGGCGCTTGCAGGCGGCGTATACATGGGGGTGGCCAGCGGCACCGTGGTCGGACTTCCGGCACTGGTTTACTATTTCGGCAGCGGCGACTCGGCACTTCGGCGACGGGTCGTCTTCGGCTTCGTCCTGCTTGGGTATCTGCTGATCGTGTCCCTGATGCTCGTGGGGGTGATCCCTCCACGTGGCATCGCGCTGCCGAATCCTGATCATCGCCTCGAGTACTACGGCGCGGCGGCCCTGGCGCTGATCGTGTTGCAGATCCTGGTCTTGACCTACAGGCTCGCGCGAAAGAGCCGTCACTCCACGCTGCTGGCCATGGCGGCGCTCGAGCGCGCTCGAGAGCGCATCCGTCAACGGGACGCGCTGCTGGCTGAGGCCAACGCTGACCTCGACCGCGCACTGGGCGTCGGCGGGCGAGTTGGCCGCTACAGCGGCCACGTCATCGGCTCCTTCGACGTGGGTGACGTGATCGGTCGCGGCGCCATCGGAGAAGTCTACGAAGCCAGGCATGCGACGACGAAGCAGCCGGCCGCCGTCAAGGTCTTGCACCTGCACCTCCAAACCGAGAGCGGTCACCTGCAACGCTTCTTCCGCGAGGTGCAGATCGCTCGGACGCTTCGCTCCGCCCACATCCCGCGCATCCTCGAGTCCGGCTCGGCTCCAGACGGCGGTCCCTACTTGGCCATGGAGCTCCTGCGCGGCACCGACCTGGCCACGGAGCTCCGTCACCGCAAGCGCCTGCCGATCGCCGAGGTCGACGATCTGGTCGCTCAGCTCGCAAGCGCACTCGACGAGGCGCACGCTAGTGGCATCGTGCACCGTGACATCAAGCCGCAGAACTTGTTCCGCGTGGAGGCGCCCGCTCCCGTGTGGAAGATCCTCGACTTTGGAGTGTCGAAGCTCGCGGCGTTCGGTGGCACGCTGACCGGAGGAGCCGCGGTCGGCACGCCCGCCTACATGGCACCCGAGCAGGTCGCCGGTGACGATGTGGATCCCCGCGCGGATCTGTTCGCACTCACCTCCGTCATCTACCGCGCCGTCACGGGCAGGCCCGCGTTCAGCGGCCCGTCGGACTTGGTGACGATGCTGCGCGTGACTCGCTGGCAACCCTGGCGTCCCAGCGATCTGGCAGGTGTGGGCCCGGACTTGGACGCCTTCTTCGCCCTCGGTTTTGCCAAGGATCGTGCACGCCGCTTTCAGAGCGCGGCGGACTTGGCAGCCACATGGGTCGCCGCGCGAAGCGGCACCTTGGACGCACGATTGCGGTCTGATGCACGGAGTCTGCTCGCGGAGCATCCGTGGGGTACGGAGCAAGAGCCGGAATCCTCGAGCCGGACCCGGGTGAGGCAGCCCGCCGTGTAG
- a CDS encoding alkaline phosphatase family protein: MRYRACLGLLALLSGACSSDESGGNGSSGGQGAAAGAGATGGSGAQGGSGGSSGATGGTAGLDGGAATSGTGGTPVDGGGGTTQVPAYDVNRAKRQGCQYGSGLTTTDTIGPQVPHGDALPFEHIIVLMQENRSFDHYFSSLPAYGVTDVDVASPTATNPDPSAAGTPVPRFHETRYCTFDTNHEWDGSHTQYNGGAMDGFVDTNNPGGARAMGYYTDKDLPFYYWAVKNYAMSDRHFCSLLGPTWPNRFYFYGATSWGNIETGTIDPVTSDTFYKATKITDQLEQAGRTWKYYRDGLTSFMTLWGLTTKNQGAHTSQFITDVQNDALPHLSIIDPNFTGSGQNDEHPPSNVQAGQQFVAKIYQALISNPVVWKKSVFIVFYDEHGGFYDHVPPPPACEPDNLPPPTEKFDRLGFRTPMFVMSPYSKAGYVSHLVTDITSITRFIQNRFDLPSMTKRDSNAWPMLDMFDFANPPFLTPATGAPSAAPDPAGVTWCANNPPGTGTP; encoded by the coding sequence ATGCGGTATCGGGCGTGCTTGGGGCTGCTTGCGTTGCTGAGCGGCGCGTGCAGCAGTGACGAGTCGGGAGGGAACGGTTCCAGCGGTGGACAAGGCGCGGCTGCCGGGGCGGGAGCCACCGGCGGCTCCGGTGCCCAAGGCGGCTCCGGCGGATCGTCCGGTGCAACGGGTGGCACCGCTGGCTTGGACGGGGGCGCTGCAACGAGTGGCACGGGTGGCACCCCGGTGGATGGCGGCGGTGGCACGACGCAAGTGCCCGCCTACGACGTGAATCGAGCCAAGCGCCAGGGCTGTCAGTACGGCTCGGGCCTCACCACGACCGATACCATCGGTCCTCAGGTGCCACACGGTGACGCGCTCCCCTTCGAACACATCATCGTGCTCATGCAGGAGAATCGCAGCTTCGACCACTACTTTTCCAGCCTACCGGCCTACGGCGTGACCGATGTGGACGTGGCGAGCCCGACCGCCACCAACCCGGATCCGAGTGCCGCGGGCACACCCGTCCCACGCTTTCACGAAACCAGGTACTGCACCTTCGACACCAACCACGAGTGGGATGGGTCGCATACCCAGTACAACGGTGGCGCCATGGACGGCTTCGTCGACACCAACAACCCCGGCGGCGCGCGGGCCATGGGATACTACACGGACAAGGATCTGCCCTTCTACTACTGGGCGGTGAAGAACTACGCCATGAGCGACCGCCACTTCTGCTCCTTGCTGGGGCCGACCTGGCCGAATCGCTTCTACTTCTACGGCGCCACCTCCTGGGGAAATATCGAAACGGGCACCATCGACCCGGTCACCTCGGACACTTTCTACAAGGCCACCAAGATCACGGACCAGCTGGAACAAGCCGGGCGCACTTGGAAGTACTACCGTGACGGACTGACTTCCTTCATGACCCTCTGGGGTCTGACGACGAAGAACCAAGGCGCACACACTTCCCAGTTCATCACGGACGTGCAGAACGACGCCCTACCCCACTTGTCGATCATCGACCCCAACTTCACAGGTTCCGGTCAGAACGACGAGCACCCTCCCTCGAACGTGCAGGCTGGACAACAGTTCGTCGCGAAGATCTACCAAGCCCTGATCAGCAATCCGGTGGTGTGGAAGAAGAGCGTGTTCATCGTGTTCTACGACGAACACGGAGGCTTCTACGACCATGTACCGCCGCCACCAGCGTGCGAGCCGGACAACCTCCCGCCTCCCACCGAGAAGTTCGATCGGCTCGGATTCCGCACACCGATGTTCGTGATGAGCCCCTACTCGAAGGCGGGCTACGTCAGCCACTTGGTCACGGACATCACCAGCATCACACGCTTCATCCAGAACCGCTTCGACCTTCCCTCCATGACCAAGCGCGACTCCAACGCTTGGCCCATGCTGGACATGTTCGACTTCGCCAATCCGCCGTTCCTGACGCCAGCCACTGGCGCGCCGTCGGCGGCGCCAGATCCCGCCGGCGTGACCTGGTGCGCCAACAATCCCCCCGGGACGGGCACCCCTTGA
- a CDS encoding DUF2007 domain-containing protein — MRVYVAQDIIEAQLVLDILLEGGVAATLRNVNLVGAYPELPVRPEIWLERPEQFATARGLIDQFEGNRMTILDDVKCPACMEVNPGNFELCWKCRAEIPASSRRE, encoded by the coding sequence GTGCGCGTCTACGTGGCTCAAGACATCATCGAGGCGCAGCTCGTGCTGGACATCCTGCTCGAGGGTGGCGTCGCCGCGACCCTACGTAACGTCAATCTGGTGGGTGCCTACCCGGAGCTTCCCGTGCGGCCCGAGATCTGGCTCGAGCGACCCGAGCAGTTTGCGACCGCGCGCGGGTTGATCGACCAGTTCGAGGGCAATCGTATGACCATCCTCGACGACGTGAAGTGCCCGGCGTGCATGGAGGTGAACCCGGGCAACTTCGAGCTGTGTTGGAAGTGTCGCGCGGAGATCCCTGCTTCTTCGCGCCGCGAGTGA
- a CDS encoding serine/threonine-protein kinase, which produces MQPALHRLGPFVVERRLAAGSMAEVFLARDPREGAAPRVAIKCLLPHWCRDRDHVRQFLAEAQLTSVLRHPNLVHGLGFGVASGRYYLAMRVAPGTALSNLMRQAGEQGSTVPSAVALAIVSTVAAAIAHAHETRGVIHRDLSPANILVDATGAVTVIDFGVAHCAENASGSARSDRALGTLAYAAPEVLEGRVADGRADVFSLGVMLYELLAGRRLFRRDSDASTLLAVTQAPVPPLHEHRPKLSRAIEQAMLSALERARGCRTGSALELARTLADLGAGDRQSIARWVASLRL; this is translated from the coding sequence GTGCAACCCGCCCTTCACCGTTTGGGTCCCTTCGTCGTCGAGCGGCGGCTGGCCGCTGGGAGCATGGCGGAGGTGTTTCTGGCCCGCGACCCGCGGGAAGGGGCGGCGCCGAGGGTGGCGATCAAGTGCCTGCTTCCGCACTGGTGTCGAGACCGCGACCACGTGCGTCAGTTCCTGGCGGAAGCGCAGTTGACGTCGGTGCTGCGGCACCCGAATCTGGTGCACGGGCTTGGATTCGGCGTGGCGAGCGGACGCTACTACCTCGCGATGCGGGTCGCTCCTGGCACGGCATTGTCGAACTTGATGCGCCAGGCGGGAGAGCAAGGGTCGACGGTGCCTTCCGCCGTCGCGCTTGCCATCGTCAGCACCGTCGCTGCGGCAATCGCCCACGCCCACGAGACTCGCGGCGTGATCCATCGTGACCTATCGCCCGCCAACATCTTGGTCGACGCGACGGGCGCTGTGACGGTCATCGACTTCGGGGTGGCTCACTGCGCAGAGAACGCCTCGGGCAGCGCGAGAAGCGACCGCGCCCTTGGCACCCTGGCGTACGCAGCGCCAGAGGTGCTGGAGGGCCGCGTGGCCGATGGCCGCGCAGACGTGTTCAGTCTTGGGGTGATGCTGTACGAGCTGCTGGCCGGTCGGCGGCTGTTTCGCCGCGACAGCGATGCTTCGACGCTTCTCGCTGTCACCCAGGCGCCTGTTCCTCCATTGCATGAGCATCGGCCGAAGCTTTCCCGCGCGATCGAGCAGGCCATGCTGTCCGCCCTGGAGCGTGCGCGCGGCTGCCGCACGGGAAGTGCTTTGGAGCTGGCGCGCACCCTGGCGGACCTCGGCGCGGGTGATCGGCAGAGCATCGCGCGTTGGGTCGCGTCATTGCGCCTGTGA